The DNA region GGTGCCCGGCCCGGCCGAGGCCGACGACACCGACGCCACGATCTCGGCATAGGGCACGTCCACCACGCGAGATACTGCGTGCACCATCGGGATGGTTGCCTGTCCGCCGCAGGTCACCATGTTGACGTTCGGCGCATCGAGGTGCTCGCGCAGGTTGGCTGGCGGGATCACCCCGGGCCCGATGGCCGCCGGGGTCAGGTCGATGGCCCGGATGCCCGCCTCGGCGTAGCGCGGCGCGGCATCGCGGTGCACATAGGCGCTGGTGGCTTCGAACACCATGTCGGGCTTCTCCGACTGCGCCAGCAACCAGTCGACACCTTCATGCGAGGTCTCCAGGCCGAGCTTGCGCGCGCGCGCCAAACCTTCGCTGTCCGGGTCGATGCCGATCATCCAGCGCGGCTCCAGCCACTGCGAGCGCAGCAGCTTGTAGAGCAGATCGGTACTGATGTTGCCGGACCCCACGATCGCGACGGAGGCTTTCTTGGCCGTAGACATTGCTGGTCCTTCGCTTATTCGAAACTGAGCCGTACTGAACCTAAACCGCTGAAGT from Mycobacterium sp. SMC-4 includes:
- a CDS encoding acetaldehyde dehydrogenase (acetylating); translation: MSTAKKASVAIVGSGNISTDLLYKLLRSQWLEPRWMIGIDPDSEGLARARKLGLETSHEGVDWLLAQSEKPDMVFEATSAYVHRDAAPRYAEAGIRAIDLTPAAIGPGVIPPANLREHLDAPNVNMVTCGGQATIPMVHAVSRVVDVPYAEIVASVSSASAGPGTRANIDEFTKTTSAGVEVIGGAKRGKAIIILNPAEPPMIMRDTIFCAIPEDADHAAITQSVKDVVAEVQTYVPGYRLLNEPQFDEPSVVNGGNHVVTVFVEVEGAGDYLPPYAGNLDIMTAAAAKVGEEIAKESLSTTGAQA